In one Culex quinquefasciatus strain JHB chromosome 2, VPISU_Cqui_1.0_pri_paternal, whole genome shotgun sequence genomic region, the following are encoded:
- the LOC6048337 gene encoding homeotic protein spalt-major isoform X4, with the protein MIQVDSVGYSRVNDKSQADEDMKENDSCEQDNSSAAPSVNLLAKMSEEIAEKDRNKQEHLNDNHHNHLPVRHHLPHDRSENVQNEENMSDDDENNDDNGSGVGRNEMENDHGSKNDRSSTPHGNLSDERPEVNAAAVAMAALAATKNSAGGSPTLPNEFNPAAFFPQPGQMSIQAFQNAIAQFTANALANNMDNDTVVKNLAILQSALFTLQQQQFLQFQLIQHLQSQLVKKQVTKEEPSNDSSNSLVFHHNNNNNLSKRNEPQDLRKQERLEEDEEVEEEGIEDAYSKSYQMANIMAVAAAASAENRPVIHPVPEEELRKPKVSEPYVEKRPIAEPSISLPPSTVAASASSSLPTSIYSHSGRSEKDEILPYQDSNFSSLAANIITDHAPSILGEPNSLAMLEKKAQEVLNSASQGILSNNLLDELAFANDKSSPNGRNDAALFKHRCRYCGKIFGSDSSLQIHIRSHTGERPYKCNVCGSRFTTKGNLKVHFQRHSDKYPHIPMNPNPVPEHLDKYFPPLIPQEALKEQQQQQQQQQQQQQQQQGPPPPSSIPPPGPPGPFPGMESRGFPPRGFFPDFYLPRPPLDMFTNPLNEPARNPVDLSQVRKPEPPREPTPEMRLSPEIIIHEQPPQIKQEPMEESLDLSDKSSKVVQREEEKEEMEQDKEDNTTLNNSTSEKEFPLKLKNNSVENLATVPSVSPPSSSSSGSLYQDTVLDPSFYSAHLPRPDSNDSSWENFIEISSETSKLQELVDNIDSKTTEPNQCLVCKKVLSCRSALQMHYRVHTGERPFRCKICGRSFTTKGNLKTHMSVHRIKPPMRTLHQCPVCHQKFSNIFVLQQHIRLHTGEMTDLTPDQIKAAEIKEYEGPDMRLNPFGVRLNEFPPQQHNQNKRNLEHSDEENEHEPAEEKSHKVPVNEKIKVKTGLTSPAIENQVEDLRAVNLQRLSVRSLPNEEFTRDTASASPNSTDAKRLRSSSPIGSVSSVMSNRSPMSTPPTSGGEQIGAGAASRAAVAAAAAAAFPYGPPFLGMPQFPPFINRPPFLGNVPIVPPGANMPPFGLFGKYEAAHAHTQDP; encoded by the exons ATGATTCAAGTCGACTCTGTTGGATACTCTAGAGTGAACGATAAATCCCAAGCTGATGAAG ATATGAAGGAGAATGATAGTTGCGAGCAGGATAATTCAAGCGCAGCACCGTCGGTGAATTTACTAGCAAAAATGTCGGAAGAAATCGCAGAGAAAGATCGCAATAAGCAGGAGCATCTGAACGATAACCACCATAACCATCTTCCGGTTCGACATCATTTGCCGCACGATCGcagtgaaaatgttcaaaatgaggaaaataTGAGCGATGATGATGAAAACAACGACGATAACGGAAGCGGGGTTGGTCGAAATGAGATGGAAAACGACCACGGTAGCAAGAACGATCGAAGCTCCACGCCACACGGCAATTTGTCAGATGAACGACCGGAGGTTAATGCTGCGGCTGTGGCGATGGCAGCTTTGGCAGCGACGAAAAACTCCGCTGGAGGTTCTCCAACGCTACCGAACGAGTTCAATCCCGCTGCATTTTTCCCACAGCCAGGACAAATGTCGATTCAAGCCTTTCAGAATGCGATCGCTCAATTCACGGCAAATGCATTGGCCAACAACATGGACAATGATACAGTTGTGAAAAATTTAGCCATCCTGCAATCGGCACTTTTCACGCTGCAACAGCAACAGTTTCTGCAGTTTCAACTCATACAACATCTGCAGTCGCAACTGGTGAAGAAGCAGGTTACCAAGGAAGAACCATCGAACGATAGTAGTAATAGTTTAGTGTTTCatcataacaataacaataatctTAGTAAGAGAAATGAGCCTCAAGATTTGCGAAAGCAGGAACGGTTAGAAGAAGATGAAGAAGTCGAGGAAGAGGGCATTGAGGATGCCTACAGTAAAAGCTATCAGATGGCGAATATAATGGCCGTTGCAGCTGCTGCCAGTGCGGAAAATCGACCAGTGATACATCCCGTTCCCGAAGAAGAACTAAG GAAACCAAAAGTTTCTGAGCCGTACGTTGAAAAACGGCCAATTGCAGAACCTTCGATCAGTTTGCCTCCGTCGACGGTGGCGGCCAGTGCAAGTTCAAGCCTTCCCACTTCCATCTATTCACATAGTGGAAGGAGCGAAAAGGATGAAATTCTACCATATCAAGACTCGAATTTCTCGTCACTAGCCGCGAATATTATAACGGATCACGCGCCATCGATCCTGGGTGAACCAAATTCACTTGCAATGCTGGAAAAGAAAGCCCAAGAAGTGCTCAATTCAGCTTCGCAAGGCATTCTGTCCAATAATCTGCTTGATGAGCTCGCCTTTGCAAACGATAAATCATCTCCAAATGGTCGAAACGATGCAGCCCTTTTCAAGCACCGATGTCGGTATTGTGGCAAAATTTTCGGATCAGACTCTTCGTTACAAATTCACATCCGATCACACACCGGCGAGAGACCGTACAAGTGCAATGTTTGCGGGAGTCGCTTCACTACCAAGGGCAACCTAAAGGTTCACTTTCAGCGGCACTCTGACAAGTACCCGCACATACCGATGAACCCAAATCCCGTGCCGGAACACTTGGACAAATACTTTCCTCCGTTGATTCCCCAGGAAGCTCTCAaagaacagcagcagcagcagcagcagcagcaacaacaacaacagcaacagcaaggACCACCACCTCCTTCTTCAATCCCACCCCCTGGTCCACCAGGTCCGTTTCCAGGCATGGAATCGCGAGGTTTCCCGCCAAGGGGATTTTTCCCAGACTTTTACCTGCCGAGGCCTCCTCTGGACATGTTCACGAATCCGCTGAACGAGCCAGCTCGGAATCCGGTTGATTTGTCCCAAGTGAGGAAACCGGAACCACCACGGGAACCTACACCAGAGATGCGGCTCTCGCCGGAAATCATCATCCATGAGCAACCACCCCAAATAAAGCAGGAACCGATGGAAGAGTCGTTGGACCTTTCGGACAAATCCTCGAAAGTTGTTCAAAGAGAAGAAGAGAAAGAAGAAATGGAACAGGACAAAGAGGATAATACGACTCTGAACAACAGCACCAGTGAAAAAGAATTTCCCTTAAAGTTGAAGAACAACTCCGTGGAAAACCTTGCGACGGTACCCTCGGTATCACCTCCTTCGAGCTCATCGTCAGGGTCACTGTACCAAGACACGGTGTTGGATCCGTCGTTTTACTCTGCACATCTGCCTCGCCCAGACAGCAACGATAGCTCGTGGGAaaactttattgaaatttcgtCAGAAACATCGAAATTGCAAGAGCTTGTCGATAATATCGATAGCAAAACAACGGAACCCAACCAGTGTTTGGTTTGTAAGAAAGTTTTATCTTGCCGAAGTGCACTTCAAATGCATTACCGAGTTCACACCGGTGAGCGTCCATTTCGGTGCAAAATTTGCGGTCGATCGTTTACGACCAAGGGCAATTTGAAAACGCATATGAGTGTTCATAGGATAAAACCTCCGATGAGGACCCTCCACCAGTGCCCGGTGTGCCACCAAAAATTCTCCAACATTTTCGTCCTGCAACAGCACATCCGATTGCATACGGGAGAAATGACGGACCTTACTCCGGATCAAATAAAGGCGGCTGAAATCAAAGAGTACGAAGGGCCCGATATGCGGTTGAATCCGTTTGGAGTGCGGTTGAATGAATTTCCTCCCCAGCAGCACAATCAGAACAAACGCAATTTAGAACATTCAGACGAGGAAAACGAGCACGAGCCAGCGGAAGAAAAATCTCACAAGGTTCCTGTGAATGAGAAAATTAAGGTTAAAACCGGACTTACGTCACCAGCAATTGAAAATCAGGTGGAAGATTTGCGTGCCGTAAACTTACAACGATTGTCGGTTCGATCGTTGCCAAATGAGGAATTTACCCGTGACACGGCTTCGGCCAGCCCAAACTCGACGGACGCCAAAAGGTTACGATCGTCCAGTCCGATCGGGTCGGTATCGTCGGTGATGTCCAACCGGTCTCCCATGTCCACACCACCCACATCCGGCGGTGAACAGATAGGAGCAGGAGCCGCGAGTAGAGCCGCCGTCGCCGCTGCCGCAGCAGCTGCTTTTCCTTACGGACCTCCGTTCCTTGGAATGCCCCAGTTTCCACCGTTCATCAATCGGCCGCCCTTTTTGGGCAATGTTCCGATAGTGCCACCGGGAGCAAACATGCCTCCGTTTGGATTGTTCG